From one Vicia villosa cultivar HV-30 ecotype Madison, WI unplaced genomic scaffold, Vvil1.0 ctg.001147F_1_1_1, whole genome shotgun sequence genomic stretch:
- the LOC131633608 gene encoding uncharacterized protein LOC131633608: MLAREADDSWIDTRQRLEAIGEVITWAVFTREFTRKYFLEDVRGKKEMEFLALKQGNSTLTEYTSKFVELVKFYPHYSKETTEFSKCIKSENEWCPEFKRVMGYQQIRRFAELVNSCQIYEEDIIAHSAYYKSLNKKRGKTTS; the protein is encoded by the coding sequence atgttggcTAGAGAAGCTGATGACTCGTGGATTGACACTCGTCAAAGATTGGAAGCTATAGGTGAAGTgattacttgggctgtgttcacaAGGGAGTTCACGAGGAAGTATTTTCTCGAAGATGTCCGGGGAAAGAAAGAGATGGAGTTCCTTGCGTTGAAACAAGGGAATTCGACTCTAACTGAGTATACTTCTAAGTTTGTTGAGCTCGTGAAGTTCTATCCACACTATAGCAAGGAGACAACTGAGTTTTCAAAGTGTATCAAGTCTGAGAATGAGTGGTGTCCGGAGTTTAAACGGGTGATGGGATATCAGCAGATCCGTAGGTTCGCAGAATTGGTGAATAGTTGTCAAATTTATGAGGAGGACATCATTGCTCATTCGGCTTATTACAAGAGTCTGAACAAGAAGAGGGGGAAAACCACATCATGA
- the LOC131633619 gene encoding DNA polymerase I A, chloroplastic/mitochondrial-like isoform X1: protein MAASTQATELRPYCPLCCRLSRPFHLSLSSRSSLLSLTPHRRKIKAIQIGVNGLRNSVMRSNCVRADLRCSKLKSVGLSKYDAQTRYKQNVPYKNPVCDTFMKFSNLSTSMVEEMTEEEELSSSRSYETQIRKVGVAPCNPELSTTADSMLVEMTKEEDRNYSHSYETQVRKVGVALCNPDLSTTATERKLSGGDKRGWAMAKNKLAEDRKEMNSANKFETKGDGSQVSNKLTSVRRIQGFSMEGVSNIVPQDHGEHVQSSVKYSVVDNSKTFTDSETVVHLLNEPALEISQEKIPRINIDNVLEETTKDSTDATFAKKERCADQLKLHDRLCRIYEDVLVVDNIPLAKEVVKMLTVKYRHLIYACDTEVAKIDVKQETPVDHGEITCFSIYGGPKADFGGGKSCIWVDVLDGGGKEILEKFADFFSNPSIKKVWHNYSFDCHVIENYGFKVSGFHADTMHMARLWDSSRQLNGGYSLEKLSGDKKVMSRAQMNHEKDLIGKVSMKTIFSKKKVKKDGTEGKAIIITAVEDLQRDERIPWICYSALDAKSTLNLYESLKSYLSDMPWRFDGVPVSGKTMYDFYNEYWRPFGEILVQMEAEGMLVDRSYLAGIEKVAKVEQEIAEDRFRKWACRYCPDAKYMNIGSEIQLRQLLFGGTVNRKNSALSLPTERIFKVPNVDGVIEEGKKAPKKFCDMKVKSLGYNLKTEMYTASGWPSISGDALKVLAGNISSDFDFTDEVYNLDLDDEHGNPSQNHIEVPKGDNSAYGTAFAAFPTEKEGREACHAIASLCEVSSIKSLISNFILPLQGHNISGKDNRVHCSLNINTETGRLSARRPNLQNQPALEKDRYKIRQAFIAAPGNSLIVADYGQLELRILAHLANCKSMMDAFKAGGDFHSRTAMNMYPYIREAVEKKEVLLEWDPQPGEDKPPVPLLKDAFGSERRKAKMLNFSIAYGKTPVGLSKDWRVSVKEAKKTVDLWYNDRKEVLQWQEERKKEARKFHCVYTLLGRARKFPLMAQANTYQKGHIERAAINTPVQGSAADVAMCAMIQISNNKKLKELGWKLLLQVHDEVILEGPTESAEIAKSIVVECMSKPFYGKNILKVDLSVDAKCAQNWYSAK from the exons ATGGCGGCCTCTACACAAGCCACAGAGTTAAGACCATATTGCCCCTTGTGCTGCCGTCTCTCACGTCCCTTCCATCTCTCCCTTTCCTCACGCTCTTCTCTCCTTTCCCTAACTCCCCACAG AAGAAAAATCAAGGCAATTCAGATTGGTGTCAATGGCCTTCGAAATAGTGTTATGCGTAGTAATTGTGTTAGAGCAGATTTACGGTGTTCAAAGTTGAAATCTGTAGGGTTAAGTAAATACGACGCTCAGACTCGATATAAACAGAATGTTCCATACAAGAATCCAGTTTGTGATACATTTATGAAGTTTTCGAATTTATCAACTAGCATGGTGGAGGAAATGACAGAAGAGGAAGAGCTGAGTTCTTCGCGTTCTTATGAAACGCAAATTAGAAAAGTGGGTGTAGCTCCTTGTAATCCTGAACTTTCCACAACTGCTGATAGCATGTTGGTGGAAATGACAAAAGAGGAAGATAGGAATTATTCGCATTCCTATGAAACACAAGTTAGAAAAGTGGGTGTGGCTCTTTGTAATCCTGATCTTTCCACAACTGCTACTGAACGGAAATTGTCGGGTGGTGATAAAAGAGGATGGGCTATGGCAAAAAATAAGTTAGCTGAAGATAGGAAGGAAATGAACAGCGCAAACAAATTTGAGACAAAAGGTGATGGCTCTCAAGTATCTAATAAATTAACTTCCGTTAGACGGATACAAGGTTTTTCTATGGAGGGAGTTAGCAATATTGTACCGCAGGACCATGGTGAACATGTCCAATCTTCGGTTAAATATTCCGTTGTAGACAATTCAAAGACATTTACAGATTCTGAAACTGTGGTCCATCTGCTTAATGAACCTGCATTGGAGATCAGTCAAGAGAAAATTCCTAGAATTAATATTGACAATGTTTTGGAGGAAACTACAAAGGATTCTACTGATGCAACATTTGCCAAAAAGGAACGTTGTGCTGACCAGTTAAAACTTCATGACAGACTCTGTCGTATCTATGAAGATGTTCTGGTGGTTGATAATATTCCTCTTGCAAAAGAGGTTGTTAAGATGCTCACAGTAAAGTACCGGCATCTTATTTATGCATGTGATACCGAG GTAGCCAAGATAGATGTCAAACAAGAAACGCCTGTAGATCATGGGGAGATAACTTGCTTCAGCATTTATGGCGGTCCAAAAGCTGATTTTGGAGGTGGAAAATCTTGTATCTGGGTAGATGTTCTTGATGGTGGAGGCAAAGAGATTTTAGAAAAATTTGCTGATTTTTTCAGCAACCCTTCCATCAAGAAG GTATGGCATAATTATAGCTTTGATTGTCATGTTATAGAGAACTACGGATTCAAGGTTTCTGGTTTTCATGCTGATACAATGCACATGGCACGGTTATGGGATTCTTCAAGACAACTAAATGGGGGCTATTCTCTTGAAAAACTATCAGGTGACAAAAAGGTCATGTCAAGGGCTCAGATGAACCATGAAAAGGATTTGATCGGGAAGGTGTCAATGAAAACTATATTTAgtaagaaaaaagtgaaaaaagatGGAACCGAAGGTAAAGCGATTATCATCACTGCTGTTGAAGATCTACAGAGAGATGAGCGTATACCTTGGATATGTTATTCTGCTTTAGATGCTAAAAGCACTTTGAATCTGTATGAGAGCCTTAAAAGCTATCTTTCAGACATGCCGTGGAGATTTGATGGTGTACCTGTTTCTGGGAAAACCATGTATGACTTCTACAATGAATATTGGCGCCCATTTGGGGAGATTCTTGTCCAAATGGAAGCTGAGGGAATGCTAGTTGATCGGTCATATCTTGCAGGCATAGAGAAGGTTGCCAAAGTAGAGCAAGAAATAGCTGAAGATAGATTCCGGAAATGGGCATGTAGGTATTGTCCTGATGCCAAGTATATGAATATCGGAAGCGAAATACAGCTGCGCCAGCTGCTTTTTGGTGGTACCGTGAACAG AAAAAACTCAGCTCTATCACTTCCAACTGAACGAATATTCAAAGTTCCCAATGTTGATGGAGTGATTGAAGAAGGCAAGAAGGCTCCTAAGAAATTCTGCGATATGAAGGTGAAGAGCCTAGGTTATAACTTGAAGACAGAGATGTACACAGCAAGTGGTTGGCCATCAATTAGTGGTGATGCTTTAAAGGTCCTGGCTGGAAAcatttcttctgattttgactttACCGATGAGGTTTATAACTTGGATCTTGATGATGAGCATGGAAATCCTTCTCAAAATCATATTGAGGTTCCAAAAGGTGATAATTCTGCATATGGAACAGCCTTTGCTGCTTTTCCAACAGAGAAAGAAGGGAGAGAAGCTTGCCATGCCATTGCTTCTTTATGTGAAGTCAgttcaatcaaatctttgatttcaaACTTCATCCTACCCCTGCAG GGACATAATATATCAGGAAAGGATAACCGTGTTCATTGCTCCTTAAATATCAACACGGAGACAGGACGCTTGTCAGCTAGAAGACCAAATCTGCAG AATCAACCTGCTTTGGAAAAAGACCGATACAAAATCCGTCAAGCATTCATCGCTGCACCAGGGAATTCTCTTATAGTTGCTGATTATGGACAG CTGGAACTTAGGATTCTCGCACATCTTGCCAACTGTAAGAGCATGATGGATGCTTTTAAAGCCGGTGGAGATTTCCATTCAAGGACTGCTATGAATATGTATCCATATATTCGTGAAGCAGTTGAGAAAAAGGAAGTGCTTCTCGAGTGGGATCCTCAGCCTGGTGAAGATAAACCTCCAGTTCCTCTATTGAAG GATGCGTTTGGTTCTGAAAGAAGGAAAGCTAAAATGCTTAACTTCTCAATTGCATATGGGAAGACTCCAGTGGGGCTATCTAAGGATTGGAGG GTTTCTGTGAAAGAAGCTAAGAAAACAGTTGACCTTTGGTACAACGACAGAAAAGAAGTTTTGCAATGGCAAGAGGAGCGTAAAAAAGAAGCTCGTAAGTTTCACTGTGTCTACACATTGCTAGGGCGAGCCAGGAAATTCCCTTTGATGGCCCAAGCTAATACCTACCAAAAAGGTCACATTGAGCGTGCTGCTATTAATACTCCAGTGCAG GGTAGTGCTGCTGATGTTGCCATGTGTGCCATGATACAAATTtccaataataaaaaattgaaggAGCTTGGATGGAAGTTACTTCTACAG GTTCACGATGAAGTCATATTGGAAGGACCAACAGAGTCGGCTGAGATTGCGAAATCCATAGTCGTTGAGTGCATGTCGAAACCCTTTTATGGCAAGAATATTCTTAAAGTTGATCTCTCTGTTGATGCCAAATGTGCTCAAAATTGGTACTCAGCAAAATAG
- the LOC131633591 gene encoding probable serine/threonine-protein kinase PBL23 — protein sequence MSFFACCKSQDKNDKNSLKKRIKDYHNICFKYDSGKRKYIVEEINNDDKGNITSKIFSYNELCVATKNFHTSNMVGEGGFGRVYKGRIKSIDNKVVAVKKLNKDGFQGSREFLAEVMILSFLHHSNLVNLVGYCSEGEQKILVYEYMANGSLEDHLFELPQTKKPLDWYTRMKIAEGAAKGLEYLHAEANPPVIYRDFKASNILLDENFNPKLSDFGLAKLGPTGDKTHVSTRVMGTYGYCAPEYASTGQLTARSDVYSFGVVFLEMITGRRVLDYSRASEEQNLINWALPLLKNKRKYASMVDPLLKGNYPTRGLLQALAIAAMCLLEDANARPLIGDVVTALGVLAMRHVQVGKQKSTKETCSEQGEGSWQMNLVD from the exons ATGAGTTTCTTTGCATGTTGTAAATCACAAGATAAGAATGACAAGAACTCATTGAAGAAGCGTATTAAGGATTATCATAACATCTGTTTTAAATATG ATAGTGGCAAAAGGAAGTACATAGTGGAAGAAATCAACAACGATGACAAAGGAAATATTACCTCTAAGATATTTTCTTACAATGAATTATGTGTTGCAACTAAGAATTTTCATACCAGCAATATGGTTGGTGAAGGAGGTTTTGGGAGGGTTTATAAAGGACGCATCAAAAGCATAGATAATAAg GTCGTTGCGGTAAAGAAACTTAATAAGGATGGATTTCAAGGAAGTAGAGAGTTTCTTGCGGAGGTTATGATTTTGAGTTTTTTGCACCATTCCAACCTTGTCAATTTGGTAGGATATTGTTCTGAAGGTGAACAAAAGATTTTGGTATATGAGTACATGGCAAATGGTTCTTTAGAAGATCACCTTTTTG AGTTACCGCAAACCAAAAAGCCTTTGGATTGGTATACTAGAATGAAAATTGCGGAAGGAGCGGCGAAAGGACTTGAATACTTACATGCGGAGGCAAATCCACCCGTGATATACCGCGATTTCAAAGCATCCAACATATTATTAGATGAAAACTTCAATCCAAAACTCTCCGATTTTGGACTTGCAAAACTTGGTCCGACCGGTGACAAAACACATGTGTCCACTAGGGTTATGGGAACTTATGGCTATTGTGCACCTGAATATGCATCAACAGGGCAATTAACTGCAAGATCAGATGTTTACAGCTTTGGAGTTGTGTTTCTCGAAATGATCACAGGGAGAAGAGTACTTGATTATTCAAGAGCATCGGAAGAACAAAACTTAATCAATTGG GCGCTACCActactcaaaaacaaaagaaaatatgcaTCAATGGTTGATCCATTGTTAAAAGGGAACTATCCAACAAGGGGTTTATTACAAGCACTAGCAATTGCAGCAATGTGTCTATTGGAGGATGCAAATGCTAGACCTTTGATTGGTGATGTGGTAACAGCTCTTGGAGTTTTAGCAATGAGGCATGTACAAGTTGGTAAACAAAAAAGTACAAAAGAAACTTGTAGTGAGCAAGGAGAAGGAAGTTGGCAAATGAATTTGGTAGACTAG
- the LOC131633619 gene encoding DNA polymerase I A, chloroplastic/mitochondrial-like isoform X2, with product MAASTQATELRPYCPLCCRLSRPFHLSLSSRSSLLSLTPHRKIKAIQIGVNGLRNSVMRSNCVRADLRCSKLKSVGLSKYDAQTRYKQNVPYKNPVCDTFMKFSNLSTSMVEEMTEEEELSSSRSYETQIRKVGVAPCNPELSTTADSMLVEMTKEEDRNYSHSYETQVRKVGVALCNPDLSTTATERKLSGGDKRGWAMAKNKLAEDRKEMNSANKFETKGDGSQVSNKLTSVRRIQGFSMEGVSNIVPQDHGEHVQSSVKYSVVDNSKTFTDSETVVHLLNEPALEISQEKIPRINIDNVLEETTKDSTDATFAKKERCADQLKLHDRLCRIYEDVLVVDNIPLAKEVVKMLTVKYRHLIYACDTEVAKIDVKQETPVDHGEITCFSIYGGPKADFGGGKSCIWVDVLDGGGKEILEKFADFFSNPSIKKVWHNYSFDCHVIENYGFKVSGFHADTMHMARLWDSSRQLNGGYSLEKLSGDKKVMSRAQMNHEKDLIGKVSMKTIFSKKKVKKDGTEGKAIIITAVEDLQRDERIPWICYSALDAKSTLNLYESLKSYLSDMPWRFDGVPVSGKTMYDFYNEYWRPFGEILVQMEAEGMLVDRSYLAGIEKVAKVEQEIAEDRFRKWACRYCPDAKYMNIGSEIQLRQLLFGGTVNRKNSALSLPTERIFKVPNVDGVIEEGKKAPKKFCDMKVKSLGYNLKTEMYTASGWPSISGDALKVLAGNISSDFDFTDEVYNLDLDDEHGNPSQNHIEVPKGDNSAYGTAFAAFPTEKEGREACHAIASLCEVSSIKSLISNFILPLQGHNISGKDNRVHCSLNINTETGRLSARRPNLQNQPALEKDRYKIRQAFIAAPGNSLIVADYGQLELRILAHLANCKSMMDAFKAGGDFHSRTAMNMYPYIREAVEKKEVLLEWDPQPGEDKPPVPLLKDAFGSERRKAKMLNFSIAYGKTPVGLSKDWRVSVKEAKKTVDLWYNDRKEVLQWQEERKKEARKFHCVYTLLGRARKFPLMAQANTYQKGHIERAAINTPVQGSAADVAMCAMIQISNNKKLKELGWKLLLQVHDEVILEGPTESAEIAKSIVVECMSKPFYGKNILKVDLSVDAKCAQNWYSAK from the exons ATGGCGGCCTCTACACAAGCCACAGAGTTAAGACCATATTGCCCCTTGTGCTGCCGTCTCTCACGTCCCTTCCATCTCTCCCTTTCCTCACGCTCTTCTCTCCTTTCCCTAACTCCCCACAG AAAAATCAAGGCAATTCAGATTGGTGTCAATGGCCTTCGAAATAGTGTTATGCGTAGTAATTGTGTTAGAGCAGATTTACGGTGTTCAAAGTTGAAATCTGTAGGGTTAAGTAAATACGACGCTCAGACTCGATATAAACAGAATGTTCCATACAAGAATCCAGTTTGTGATACATTTATGAAGTTTTCGAATTTATCAACTAGCATGGTGGAGGAAATGACAGAAGAGGAAGAGCTGAGTTCTTCGCGTTCTTATGAAACGCAAATTAGAAAAGTGGGTGTAGCTCCTTGTAATCCTGAACTTTCCACAACTGCTGATAGCATGTTGGTGGAAATGACAAAAGAGGAAGATAGGAATTATTCGCATTCCTATGAAACACAAGTTAGAAAAGTGGGTGTGGCTCTTTGTAATCCTGATCTTTCCACAACTGCTACTGAACGGAAATTGTCGGGTGGTGATAAAAGAGGATGGGCTATGGCAAAAAATAAGTTAGCTGAAGATAGGAAGGAAATGAACAGCGCAAACAAATTTGAGACAAAAGGTGATGGCTCTCAAGTATCTAATAAATTAACTTCCGTTAGACGGATACAAGGTTTTTCTATGGAGGGAGTTAGCAATATTGTACCGCAGGACCATGGTGAACATGTCCAATCTTCGGTTAAATATTCCGTTGTAGACAATTCAAAGACATTTACAGATTCTGAAACTGTGGTCCATCTGCTTAATGAACCTGCATTGGAGATCAGTCAAGAGAAAATTCCTAGAATTAATATTGACAATGTTTTGGAGGAAACTACAAAGGATTCTACTGATGCAACATTTGCCAAAAAGGAACGTTGTGCTGACCAGTTAAAACTTCATGACAGACTCTGTCGTATCTATGAAGATGTTCTGGTGGTTGATAATATTCCTCTTGCAAAAGAGGTTGTTAAGATGCTCACAGTAAAGTACCGGCATCTTATTTATGCATGTGATACCGAG GTAGCCAAGATAGATGTCAAACAAGAAACGCCTGTAGATCATGGGGAGATAACTTGCTTCAGCATTTATGGCGGTCCAAAAGCTGATTTTGGAGGTGGAAAATCTTGTATCTGGGTAGATGTTCTTGATGGTGGAGGCAAAGAGATTTTAGAAAAATTTGCTGATTTTTTCAGCAACCCTTCCATCAAGAAG GTATGGCATAATTATAGCTTTGATTGTCATGTTATAGAGAACTACGGATTCAAGGTTTCTGGTTTTCATGCTGATACAATGCACATGGCACGGTTATGGGATTCTTCAAGACAACTAAATGGGGGCTATTCTCTTGAAAAACTATCAGGTGACAAAAAGGTCATGTCAAGGGCTCAGATGAACCATGAAAAGGATTTGATCGGGAAGGTGTCAATGAAAACTATATTTAgtaagaaaaaagtgaaaaaagatGGAACCGAAGGTAAAGCGATTATCATCACTGCTGTTGAAGATCTACAGAGAGATGAGCGTATACCTTGGATATGTTATTCTGCTTTAGATGCTAAAAGCACTTTGAATCTGTATGAGAGCCTTAAAAGCTATCTTTCAGACATGCCGTGGAGATTTGATGGTGTACCTGTTTCTGGGAAAACCATGTATGACTTCTACAATGAATATTGGCGCCCATTTGGGGAGATTCTTGTCCAAATGGAAGCTGAGGGAATGCTAGTTGATCGGTCATATCTTGCAGGCATAGAGAAGGTTGCCAAAGTAGAGCAAGAAATAGCTGAAGATAGATTCCGGAAATGGGCATGTAGGTATTGTCCTGATGCCAAGTATATGAATATCGGAAGCGAAATACAGCTGCGCCAGCTGCTTTTTGGTGGTACCGTGAACAG AAAAAACTCAGCTCTATCACTTCCAACTGAACGAATATTCAAAGTTCCCAATGTTGATGGAGTGATTGAAGAAGGCAAGAAGGCTCCTAAGAAATTCTGCGATATGAAGGTGAAGAGCCTAGGTTATAACTTGAAGACAGAGATGTACACAGCAAGTGGTTGGCCATCAATTAGTGGTGATGCTTTAAAGGTCCTGGCTGGAAAcatttcttctgattttgactttACCGATGAGGTTTATAACTTGGATCTTGATGATGAGCATGGAAATCCTTCTCAAAATCATATTGAGGTTCCAAAAGGTGATAATTCTGCATATGGAACAGCCTTTGCTGCTTTTCCAACAGAGAAAGAAGGGAGAGAAGCTTGCCATGCCATTGCTTCTTTATGTGAAGTCAgttcaatcaaatctttgatttcaaACTTCATCCTACCCCTGCAG GGACATAATATATCAGGAAAGGATAACCGTGTTCATTGCTCCTTAAATATCAACACGGAGACAGGACGCTTGTCAGCTAGAAGACCAAATCTGCAG AATCAACCTGCTTTGGAAAAAGACCGATACAAAATCCGTCAAGCATTCATCGCTGCACCAGGGAATTCTCTTATAGTTGCTGATTATGGACAG CTGGAACTTAGGATTCTCGCACATCTTGCCAACTGTAAGAGCATGATGGATGCTTTTAAAGCCGGTGGAGATTTCCATTCAAGGACTGCTATGAATATGTATCCATATATTCGTGAAGCAGTTGAGAAAAAGGAAGTGCTTCTCGAGTGGGATCCTCAGCCTGGTGAAGATAAACCTCCAGTTCCTCTATTGAAG GATGCGTTTGGTTCTGAAAGAAGGAAAGCTAAAATGCTTAACTTCTCAATTGCATATGGGAAGACTCCAGTGGGGCTATCTAAGGATTGGAGG GTTTCTGTGAAAGAAGCTAAGAAAACAGTTGACCTTTGGTACAACGACAGAAAAGAAGTTTTGCAATGGCAAGAGGAGCGTAAAAAAGAAGCTCGTAAGTTTCACTGTGTCTACACATTGCTAGGGCGAGCCAGGAAATTCCCTTTGATGGCCCAAGCTAATACCTACCAAAAAGGTCACATTGAGCGTGCTGCTATTAATACTCCAGTGCAG GGTAGTGCTGCTGATGTTGCCATGTGTGCCATGATACAAATTtccaataataaaaaattgaaggAGCTTGGATGGAAGTTACTTCTACAG GTTCACGATGAAGTCATATTGGAAGGACCAACAGAGTCGGCTGAGATTGCGAAATCCATAGTCGTTGAGTGCATGTCGAAACCCTTTTATGGCAAGAATATTCTTAAAGTTGATCTCTCTGTTGATGCCAAATGTGCTCAAAATTGGTACTCAGCAAAATAG
- the LOC131633598 gene encoding uncharacterized protein LOC131633598: MAQTLEGMKGKGGSIKLGTIGTISSLMTRELDQISSKPQKQKVSSRTKPRTLHVSVPCSSSSNTGTSANPQRLQPRKSSDEAGGSGSGSGSSKNTNYRTKANSSSSTSRNTHRIPMLDSADHFSVDRTPIRQKKNDKKKPNIVEVVDIKCGNAEKTWATPLATRLKKLGFSKLSESII, encoded by the coding sequence ATGGCTCAGACACTCGAAGGTATGAAGGGCAAAGGAGGATCGATCAAGTTAGGGACGATCGGAACAATTAGTTCCTTAATGACAAGAGAATTGGATCAAATCTCATCCAAACCACAAAAACAGAAGGTATCTTCAAGAACTAAACCTAGAACACTTCACGTTTCTGTTCCGtgtagtagtagtagtaataCCGGTACAAGTGCAAACCCTCAAAGACTACAACCAAGAAAATCATCAGATGAAGCCGGTGGCAGTGGCAGTGGCAGTGGAAGCAGTAAAAATACAAATTATAGAACAAAAGCTAATAGTAGTAGTAGTACTAGTAGGAATACTCATAGAATACCAATGTTAGATTCTGCCGATCATTTTTCAGTGGACAGAACTCCAATCAGAcagaaaaaaaatgataaaaagaaaCCTAACATTGTTGAAGTCGTCGATATCAAATGTGGGAATGCAGAAAAAACTTGGGCTACTCCTTTAGCGACTCGTCTCAAGAAGCTCGGCTTCTCAAAGCTCTCTGAGAGCATTATCTAA